Below is a window of Desulfallas thermosapovorans DSM 6562 DNA.
CATTTACCGCATTTTCCATGCATTTTATTTCGACAAATATGTTCCTGAATCCTTGATTTTGTTGGGTTTTTGTTTCGTTCAGCAAGCCCTACTTAACAAGATCCTTTGGTTTCACCCATCTATATTCAGTGTGAACAGTGGGGAAAATATTTCCGGAAACCCACCTGGTCCAATAAGCTAGAAGATTTATAGTAACATTTTCATAGCGGTAAATACTTTTACCGAAGAATTCTTTGACTTCAACATCAATACAAAATTCTTCTTTCATTTCCCGTCGCAAACATTCTTCCGGGGTTTCACCAGCTTCAATCTTTCCCCCTGGAAATTCCCATTTACCTGCTGCGTTGCCGTCATAACCCCTTTTGGCAATCAAAACATGTCCATTTTTCATTAAGATAGCGGCAGTTACTGTTTTCAAAATATAAAACCTCACAAACATAAAATACATTTAATTGGGTTTTTGTAAACCATTTTTTTATTATACCTTTTGAAACACAATTGCCGGAAGAGCCTATCGTAATTTTCGTTTCCACCGGCGGATCTGGTTTTGGAGTGCTTTAAGTCGGCACCTATGCCGTGGATAAACAGGACCCGGGGGCCTGTACCACGGATTTCATAATTGATATTGATACCATTAATTTTGGCGAAAGGCATAGTTTAATCAGTCCTTTGTAGTTATTTTTGGGTTGCTGGTTCTGGCTTTATTATTAACCCTTGATTCTTCCCGGATACAAATAATTTAATTAATGCAGTCTTTCATGCCATTATGCTGCTTCGACTACATAAGGAAGAGTTAGGTAAAGATTTGTTTCCTAGAGTTATGAACGTAATTATAGATTATATTGCGGAGGGCTTAACCAAAACTGATTAGCTAGGCATGACAAACTGTATTTTATTTATAGTATTTCCTGCTGGTATGAATAAAACGTGAGCGCCTTCGTTTAATACGGAGGCGGTTTTTAGATATTTGAATTTTTTGCTTTGATATTTACTACTGGCTTCTTATAGGTTTTTTCATCTATGCTTGTTCTTTTGTCGGGAAATAAACTGTCATCACCCAACCGGGCTACGAGTAATCCACACAAAACTCCGGATATTGTGTGTTCTATTAAACCTAAAACCGGAAACTTCGGTTTGACTTTAGCAACCAGACCAAACTTGGGTAATATTGCCGCAAGTATAACTCCATATAGATAATGCACACCTATCCCTTTAAGGATGGGGTGATCCCGACCAGTGGAAGACATTATATAAGTTGTTGCTACTCCCGAACTAGACATTCCAATAGCATTTGTTACATGACTGATAATCTTACCCTCAATGGTATTTATCCGGCTTTTTTTTAATGACAAGGTTCCCGCAGATTGCGGGTAAGTCATATTAACCAAGCCTTTCTTATGTTCATAAATGTTTAACAATAAGCTTGGCATTCCAGCCAGTACACCTGACACAACTCCCAATAGAACTCTATCTTTGATTTTGATTTTCATAGATTACCTCCGATGATTAGTTTCTTTTATTATTATTGCCGGGAACTGTTTTAATATTTGGGTTAAAGAAGGACAATATGACAGGTTTTTTACTTTCCAGTACACTGGTTTTAAAATCATTGGCTTATTCAATATATCTTTCCGCTGTAACTGCTGCGGTAGCGCCGTCACCTGCTGCTGAGACAACTTGTCTTAAATACTTTACTCTGTTGTCGCCGGCGGCGTAAACACCTTCGATATTTGTTTCCATTAATTCGTTAATATAAATTCCATCTTTTCATTGGCAAATGCTTTTTCAGCACTGAGTTTATCGCAATCAAGTATGCCTTCATCATACAAAAAGACAACAGTGTTTTACAGAAGGAATTCAATAATGAAATCGCGAATGTTTTAAACATGAACAATACTAAATATAATGCTAAACCAACAAGATCAAGATCTTGCAGCTCAAGTAAAGTTTGATGCGGGGGAGTCTTAGCCGCGACTGGCGTGATAAAGTGGGTGGATTTTTTAAATGTTATTGGAGTCCACGATATGTTGGAGCAAGACGATATGATCAATGAGCAAGCCGGATTAGAGTGACGGGAAGGCCCTCAAGCGAGGGCCTTTTTCACCTTACAAAGCACCCAGCAGAGGAGGTTGAAAGAAGAGATGAACATAAAAAAGCATATTAAAGCAATTAACGTATTTGCATTATTACTTATTTTATTGTTAGGTTATTTAGGTTATGTAAAATACGAAAGCGCAGAATTGGAAGATAAGAATAAAGCACTAGAAAAACAATTGGAAATTGCAAATGAAAAAATAAAAACACAAAAAAATGAACTTAATGAATTAAAAAGATTACTGGATTTTCAAACAAATGTGGATGTTGATTATGAAATTGAAGCTAATGTAACAGATTCTAATGTTGCAGTTGTGGCAATTCATGGAGGTAAAATTGAAAAAGGCACTACTGAATTAGCTTATGCCTTAGCTTCCCATAATAACTACAACTATTATTCATTTCAG
It encodes the following:
- a CDS encoding (deoxy)nucleoside triphosphate pyrophosphohydrolase codes for the protein MKTVTAAILMKNGHVLIAKRGYDGNAAGKWEFPGGKIEAGETPEECLRREMKEEFCIDVEVKEFFGKSIYRYENVTINLLAYWTRWVSGNIFPTVHTEYRWVKPKDLVK